TTTTCATActgttttgcaaaaaaaaattgtttatgaGTCGTACTGATAAGATTATCAAAAAAGTTGTGATTTGAGTGATTGTATTATTCAGTTCtgtgtgttcgtgtgttcttATAACacagattttaaatatttatattatttttcaaatacctaaattttatagtttgtctgttttattaaatttattatttcacaTCTATTTGTTTCtccttattatatatattggttACATGTTTAATTATTTGACAAACTAAAATATGCaaagttcaaaaaaattgaaaattattttatatttccttatctattattaaaactaaCAAGTGGATCTAATTTCAATTTAAGTTATAAGTAgtagtaagaaaataataaatatttagtaattttttgaattttatgacaattttaaaatattcatatacCATAATCTTTAGGCACAACCGTGCagtatttattttcatgtttatatatacagatatttgttttacataattagtatgtatttttaatgttaccatatatttaaatgtttttaattataattatttcaaatacaataattttatagttttcatactgtaaattaattcattatttcaattaatcacatatatatgttgcttcttaatatatatttaatttgtcctattgaattttcttttgattattaAACCAATTTTTTATGCATGaaacaagattttgaaaattttcatatacgctaatattttatgatatataagttTTCATActgttttgcaaaaaaaaaatgtttatgagTCGTACTGATAAGATTATCAAAAAGTTGTGATTTGAGTGATTGTATTATTCAGttatgtgtgtttgtgtgttttaattacacagattttaaaaatcttatggTCATGATACTCTAAAATCTGAATCttatgagcaaaaaaaaaaagaatttacattctaataaaaatagattttaatagaattgctaaattaatgataaGTAAATTTTTCCAATAACAAAAGATTTGAATGGAATTTAAAAGTTTTCACCCCAGTAATAAAATTTTTACTAAAGTTTTAAAATCTCATACACCAATAACAATGAATCCCCAAATTTTATAATTCCATTAGAATTACAAGTTCCAGTAGTTGTCTATGTTGTTTATCTTATGGCAGGAGAAGGGCAATGAAAACGAcattgtcttttgtcttttGTGGATGGtataaaatcagaaatttaattatatttttaattttaagctcTCCAAGATATTTGTTGATAatgttctaaaataaaaattggttgATTAGAGCAAGttgtaatatatatgtgttgGATTATAAGAAATAGCGACAACTACtagatatatttataaattcttCAGAGATTAAAGAATTAATTTTCGCCCATaacatttcttttctttttttttttagtttaaaagataaaaaaagatGCTGTTAATAACTTAAGTTTATATGATGATAAGAAGTTATGTTCagaatcaaaatgaaaattgtGGTGTGAGTAAAGAAATGAGTGCGTCCCAATCATTGCACCACGAGTCAAATACAACAGATCCAACATATATGTGTTGCTTTTCTATCAATTCTAGCATTTTAAAGGAATTTTTGATACTATGTTGAATGCACAAATTGTTTGACAATAAGTATACCGTACACCCTAATTCAACCTAGAGATCGAGGAGATAAGCATGAAACCATAGCAAGGATAATGTGATTATCACGTTTCACAATTTTACTGTTTACATATGTTATAGTCTTATGAAATATTTGTTGCTTTAACTTGATTTATAATGATTATCACGCAcacattatatttatatatcaaagtAATAAATCATACTAGAATGActtatttcatattattttatagtgaGGTCAGATAAAAGATTCAGTACTGTACAAATAAGACCAAAATACGGAAAAAAATCATAGAATATTGAAGacttaataaacaaaatttttgagTTTTCAAGAAATTAACGCACTGTCTATTGTCTATTGCAAGAGATGCAATCCACATGTCTAGCAAACGGATATGAGAGGTTCATTAGCTATACATAGTCGGAGTATTATAAATGGTATAAGAGCCAAATCCAATATTAGACTTCCGCTAATATGAGTGACAATCCTAGAATGCAATGAGAACGTTATTTATCTTTGTGAGGAGTgattgtcatatttttgtttgtggtatatgttaaaaagtttaagagaattgaattatataactattttttaaagTGTATTTATCTTTTCGGATATGTATCCAAAGAGAAATTTAGAAGTAAGCGTGCCTCAATTTGAGTATTTAAAAGATAGATGTTCTATCGAAAATTTTTATGATATCGTGCAAGTGAGATCAAATCGAAAAAGTTCATGTGATAAttgtaaaatcataaataaacaaatttttgaatttccaaaaaaaattaacgctTTATCTGTCGTACAAAATAGACGTACGGATCAAACATGAAAAATACACTAGCCGTAGGTGGTCGGACCattatagtattattttgttCCTTTGGAACAATGAATATTCTCTGGTAAATCATATATTACCATATTTTCTAATTAAAGATTatctaaatattaaatattagattTACATTTATAGTTCGATgtatttaaacttaaaattttgataaattacAAAACctcaaatttaaaatgtaaatgtaaattttaaatatgtgtaTGCGTGTCATGATCATGTTTAAAGTATATAAACGGCATGTGTTACACTGCTATagtgattttatattattactaattatacaaaagttttttttcgcGGCTAACAAATGTATATTAACTACTGTCTAAACCCCAATGGATTACTtgcaaattatataataagaagaaGCAGGTGAtcacgtctctctctctctctctctctctctctctctctctctctctctctaatgtGTACTGCTCCTTCTGCTTCTGTATAAATTTGCCACCATATTGTTCATTTTGTCACCTCATATCCTCTCTCTCATGCTTTCCTCTAATTCTCCATTGAAGTTCTAAAACTCCTTCAAAGCTGATGAAGGTTAATATTGCTTCCTCTAATTCTCCATcgaatttgttttattttataccttatcatgttgattttttttagttttaaaatttatttagttcTCATTCTTTTGTCTTTTACACAATTTCGTCCATACATAGCTTAAATACTTATAATAAAAAGCGATACAATGGCCACTAAAAATTTACAACGTtctttgttgataaaaaaaagtacGTACAATAATCTTGTAGAacttacaaattatatatttttcgtaCAAATAAGAACGTAGCATAATCTTTCTAACAAATTTCtaacaactaaaaaaaaatatttgtgaaCATTTTTCTCGTACATACAAATTTGGGTTATACAAAACAGAtaagctcatgaactgaaatcTTGAATTTTTTACCTCGCTTGGTCAGGCTCAAGGAATGCCTGAAAAACAACTAGGAGTGCTTAAGGCACTTGATGTTGCGAAGACGCAACTGTACCATTTCACGGCGATTCTCATTGCTGGAATGGGTTTCTTTACTGATGCCTACGATCTCTTCTGTGTCTCTCTGGTGACCAAACTCCTTGGCCGCATCTACTACTTCAATCCACTGTCAGACAAGCCTGGCTCACTTCCCCCTCACGTTGCGGGAGCGGTCAATGGTGCGGCTCTTTGTGGAACCCTTGCTGGTCAGCTCTTCTTCGGATGGCTCGGTGACAAGCTTGGAAGAAAAACAGTGTATGGTATCACTTTGATCATGATGACTTTGTGCTCCATCGGTTCGGGTCTCTCCTTCGGTAACAAAGCCACGGGTGTCATGACCACCCTTTGTTTCTTCGggtaaaattataattatatatgtatgctTACTAATAATATCTTTGATATGCTTCTTTTATGACTAGTCAGATTTAAAcctgatatatattttatcatgcATCTTTTTATGATTAGTCAAATCTAAacctgatatatatatatacacacactaATATAGTTGCCCAAAAAAAATACACACTAACATACAAGTAAGTAATTCATGTTTAGGTTTTGGCTGGGATTTGGTATTGGAGGTGATTACCCTCTTTCTGCGACTATTATGTCTGAATACGCAAACAAGAAGACTCGTGGTGCTTTCATCGCTGCGGTATTTGCTATGCAAGGTGTTGGTATATTGGCTGGAGGTTTTGTGGCACTTATAGTATCTTCTATATTCGACATGAAGTTTCCAGCACCAACCTATGAAGTTGATAGGGTTCTCTCAACGCCTCCTCAGGCTGATTGCGTTTGGCGAATCATTGTCATGTTTGGTGCTCTACCCGCAGTCTTGACTTACTACTGGCGCATGAAAATGCCAGAGACCGCTCGGTACACTGCTTTGGTTgcaaaaaacatcaaacaagcAACACAAGACATGTCCAAGGTCTTACAAATACAACTTGAGGTGGAGGAAAGAGCGGCGGATATCATGAAAGACCCCAGACTTAGCTATGGCTTGTTCTCCAAGGAATTCGCCAAACGCCATGGTCTTCCACTACTCGGATGTACAACCACATGGTTCTTGCTTGACATTGCCTTTTATAGCCAAAACTTGTTCCAAAAGGATATCTTCTCGGGTATCGGATGGATCCCAAAGGCAGCAACTATGAACGCCATTCATGAGGTTTTCAGGATTGCTAGGGCTCAGTCTCTCATAGCGCTATGCAGTACTGTCCCTGGTTACTGGTTTACGGTTGCGTTTATTGAGATCATGGGAAGAGTTGCGATCCAGCTGATGGGATTCTTCATGATGACTGTCTTTATGTTTGCCATTGCCTTCCCTTATGATCACTGGACCAAACCGGAGAATCGTTTAGGGTTCGTGGTTATGTACTCTCTCACTTTCTTTTTTGCCAATTTTGGACCAAACGCAACCACTTTCATTATACCGGCCGAGATATTCCCAGCTAGGCTAAGATCCACGTGCCATGGGATATCAGCCGCAACAGGTAAGGCTGGAGCCATCGTGGGAGCTTTTGGGTTCCTATACGCAGCTCAGCCACAGGACAAGACCAAGACGGACGCAGGATATCCACCGGGCATTGGAATCAAGAACTCACTGATCACGCTTGGTGTCATCAACTTCGTCGGTATGCTCTTCACCTTCCTTGTCCCTGAGCCCAAAGGAAAATCCCTCGAAGAATTATCCGGTGAGAATGAGATTGGGACATGATCAAGAtgaaattattgtttttgtattttcaattttattgtgTGGAGTGTGGAGTGTGGAGTctgtttttgcttcttttttttcttgggtTTACTGATCTTGACGTTATGATGTTTATAAGAAGAATAATATTTCTAATCTTCCGAGCATTAGCGAACTTGATTGGATTCTGTTGGGAGGAAGATGAGAGTTGATGTATTTGTTTGAGATAAATATTTGTGTTAAGTATTATTGTGATGTAAACTAAATGTTATAATCCTAGGCTAGGCCGAGTGGTTGAATTATGTGTAGATTCAAGTTTCGGTCTTCGGTTTCTCTttggatttagattttttttatataaataaattaacaaaacaatGTATAAGTTCAAAAAAAGTAGACAAATCttagttgaccaaaaaaaaagtagacaAATCTTAAACCAGTTACCAACgattaaacaaaaatcaattgtgattttggagataattgaaaatgtttttaaagttcatgttttaattttaaaaattaaaacattaactCATACTATACCAAACATATatgacataaaataaaataaacaaattaaaataaattgaatcCGAAAGCCTGAAATGAACCGAACCCACTAAAATAAATCATGCCGAATTTAATCCGACATAAATACCTAATATGTTTTATTCTAAGATATTTTGGATTATGGTTTTATATAAAGCAAAACCCAAatgaatatccaaaaaaaaacccaagaaattcaaaatttcaaaagaaacGCATACCAAACCCGAACTCAATCTCAAATTAGTACCCAAAATATTCTTAAATACTATTGAGTATTAAAGTAAGTATCTATTAAATGTATAATTAACTCAATatttagattaatatatatatttaagtatttagtcaaagattaaaaaaaaaaaatgttttgacaGTTGTTTTTGAAGTTAAGTTATGAATAAATTTGCGTCTGAAATTCAACTTCAACAATGttgatttattttgaagtttaaatTATGTTTCCTATTTGTTAGAGTTGTTAGTTGCTAATTtaacttatttatgtttttttccttttaaagaTTACTTCTGAATTATTCCACCAAGTTTTTATTAGTAAAAATTGTTTATACATGCTAAGTTTGTGAACTAAAGGGTATACTTTTGAATCATAAACAAGTATTTGGGTAACTGACGATGTAGGACCGAATCCGAAATTAAAACGAGTTCATCGTATACGATGTGTTAACCAACCCAAAGAActccaaaccgaacccgaagttAAAACGAGTTCATCGTATACGATGTGTTAACCATCCCAACGCCCATGCCTTCTCATGTCTATCTTCAATTGACTATTAACTTTTTcataaatgataaaaattatCTTCAAACCTATTAACTTTATCTATCAGTAATATTACATTTGCTTAAAAAGTTAGCTAAATGACAGTTATATTTGCACCACTGTTACTTTACAGTGTCCAATACTATTCTATTTGTCTCGAGTTAGTGAGTGAGTTACCGTGCATGTGAGAAGTAGATTCATTAGAGAAACTCTTCTCTCTGTCTCATCAATTTTTACCCACTCTCATTTTTCTTGTGTGTTAACGGTCACATACGCACATTCCAGAGTTGGAATCCGAGCTATGATACAAAATCTATAACCTCTGACCCCACTGAATTGATCTGTATATTATTTGATGTCAGTATATTTTTGATACGCTCAACTCTTCTCACattgatttttataaatcaGCTAAGAAATGGATTAATCGGTTTGCGCCAAACATAAAACAGTATTAAATTTCAAAGCTTAAAGTTGGTGTTTCTTGAAGGAAAAAGAGCCAAAGAAGCTAAGAATGCaagatagagaaagagaaagagccCATTTATTCATCATCCTTGTACGGATACTCCTCAGCGACTTGCTTCAGTAGCTTCACCTGCAACTCATATGCATCATCCCCTCGAAGAGCATCACGCGTCCATGTCACTTCTGTCTTCATTGACACCTGATCATtgttcagacaaaaaaaaacactcagcCATAACATTTTGGATGTAACTAAAAAAAACTTGGAAGATAGAAGAAGACTGACCATTTCCAAAGCGCCTCTAATGACTCCACTTAGGACGTTGCAGTAGTAAAGGCCTTGGCAAGTATCGGGAAGCTCCACGAAATCAACGAGTGGATTGTCTTCCAAGATTATACTGCAGCAAGTCCCATCCGCATCCCAGCTTGACACTGATGCAGTGACCCCCAGAAACATCTTGAAACCCACCTAACGTAAGTAAACACAAAGCCTGTTACTGCTTCTCATCAGGATAAAACCAAATGAGATTATCTAAATTGTGCAAAACCTTGGCAATCATCTCAGCAGTTTCCTTGAAATCAACGCATCTGGAAACGCCAGATTTGGCAAGAAACTCATCGATAAGTCTGATTCCAATGTTGTATCCCCTGCGCCATATGAATAAAGGAACTAACTTTCGATCAAAATTGTAAAATGCTATGAGCTAAAGAAAgcgtagaagaagaagaagaattacATTTGATCAAGCTGTTTGTTGACTTCGTCGACATCTTCGAGGTCAGTAAGCAATTGACGCACGATTGCACCATACGTCAACGTGAACAACTCTGCGTTCTACAAAATTTATCCAAATCCCAAAAGAATCAAACAATGTCTCTACAAcgagaaagagattcttaaaaaAACTGAACTTTTACCACGCGATCTATGCTGGAGAAGATGGCATCACCGGAACGAGGACCGACAGGAGCCATGTCTGAATCTCACCAACTACTTTAGATACCACACGAAATTGAAATTAACCTCTTACGAATAATCACAACTGCGAGAACTACTCAATGGAGATCGATTAAAGATCTAACAGATATACAATAGAAAAGGGGTGTGACAAAGATCGGATCTTACCAAAGAAGGTTTAGGTTCTACTTCTCGTTGTGTTTTGCTTTTGATCTGGTCGAGATTCAGACTTCGGTTGGTTCCCACAAGTTTTATCTCTCTGATTCCTTTGGT
The nucleotide sequence above comes from Brassica napus cultivar Da-Ae chromosome A9, Da-Ae, whole genome shotgun sequence. Encoded proteins:
- the LOC106447069 gene encoding trafficking protein particle complex subunit 3, which translates into the protein MAPVGPRSGDAIFSSIDRVNAELFTLTYGAIVRQLLTDLEDVDEVNKQLDQMGYNIGIRLIDEFLAKSGVSRCVDFKETAEMIAKVGFKMFLGVTASVSSWDADGTCCSIILEDNPLVDFVELPDTCQGLYYCNVLSGVIRGALEMVSMKTEVTWTRDALRGDDAYELQVKLLKQVAEEYPYKDDE
- the LOC106450094 gene encoding probable inorganic phosphate transporter 1-3, whose translation is MPEKQLGVLKALDVAKTQLYHFTAILIAGMGFFTDAYDLFCVSLVTKLLGRIYYFNPLSDKPGSLPPHVAGAVNGAALCGTLAGQLFFGWLGDKLGRKTVYGITLIMMTLCSIGSGLSFGNKATGVMTTLCFFGFWLGFGIGGDYPLSATIMSEYANKKTRGAFIAAVFAMQGVGILAGGFVALIVSSIFDMKFPAPTYEVDRVLSTPPQADCVWRIIVMFGALPAVLTYYWRMKMPETARYTALVAKNIKQATQDMSKVLQIQLEVEERAADIMKDPRLSYGLFSKEFAKRHGLPLLGCTTTWFLLDIAFYSQNLFQKDIFSGIGWIPKAATMNAIHEVFRIARAQSLIALCSTVPGYWFTVAFIEIMGRVAIQLMGFFMMTVFMFAIAFPYDHWTKPENRLGFVVMYSLTFFFANFGPNATTFIIPAEIFPARLRSTCHGISAATGKAGAIVGAFGFLYAAQPQDKTKTDAGYPPGIGIKNSLITLGVINFVGMLFTFLVPEPKGKSLEELSGENEIGT